In Ovis canadensis isolate MfBH-ARS-UI-01 breed Bighorn chromosome 3, ARS-UI_OviCan_v2, whole genome shotgun sequence, one DNA window encodes the following:
- the FIGLA gene encoding factor in the germline alpha — protein sequence MSAGARGPAPEGPRRPRGRPSCPPPPRSAMDAAPELLRVPPAELLDDVLREQFGPLPQQATICRLKRLPSSTQDVQLVLERRRVANAKERERIKNLNHGLAKLKALVPFLPQNRKPSKVDILRGATEYIQVLSDILEEAKDSEKRDPDHQSYSSNTSEPHTSSARELSRIIQRAGCAMGLKNEKEGSWADGGSGELISEEWNLVLAEIGTWGDLGLGSEEAVPDEQHC from the exons ATGTCGGCAGGAGCCCGGGGCCCCGCCCCCGAGGGGCCCAGgcgcccccggggaaggcccagCTGCCCGCCGCCCCCGCGCTCAGCCATGGACGCCGCGCCCGAGCTCCTGAGGGTCCCGCCGGCCGAGCTGCTGGACGACGTGCTGCGGGAGCAGTTCGGGCCGCTGCCCCAGCAGGCCACCATCTGCCGGCTCAAGCGGCTGCCGTCGTCCACCCAGGACGTGCAGTTGGTGCTGGAGCGGCGGCGCGTGGCCAACGCCAAAGAGCGCGAGCGG ATAAAAAATCTCAACCATGGTTTGGCCAAACTGAAGGCACTGGTGCCATTTCTTCCCCAAAACAGGAAGCCTAGCAAAGTTGATATCCTCAGAGGTGCAACTGAATACATACAAGTTCTCAGTGATATTTTGGAAGAAGCCAAAGACTCTGAG AAACGAGACCCCGATCATCAGAGCTATAGCAGCAATACTTCTGAGCCACATACATCCTCAGCTAGAGAGCTATCGAGAATTATACAACGTGCCGGCTGTGCTATGGGCTTGAAGAATGAGAAGGAAGGGTCCTGGGCAGATGGTGGCAGTGGTGAGTTG ATCTCTGAGGAGTGGAATCTGGTGCTGGCAGAGATTGGCACCTGGGGAGACTTGGGGCTGGGGTCGGAAGAAGCTGTGCCAGATGAACAACATTGTTGA